The Megalopta genalis isolate 19385.01 chromosome 9, iyMegGena1_principal, whole genome shotgun sequence genome includes a window with the following:
- the LOC143259999 gene encoding uncharacterized protein LOC143259999 — translation MPKVVNSMNWEDVVSSQLFRCMKGGASKHLTLTRPRYSKRKIMKERTQQAAAARKMRTEKIEAAEVSQEMPHFIIEPGTQEQSCAQPIIDEGLTITDFRFVVEQVLLIGYHSATFECTTQHLQVIGMKRSGLLATITLKCKMCQYEAEVHSQTADNKTMDLNYTTTLAAITSGGGYAKMEEMFATMNIPCMSRTEYRRRHDDIVEDLVSLAEAEMLAAAEEEKQLAVRRGDVSVSGIPFIPVVADGSWMKRSYHTGRHDSLSGIGAIAGYHTKKVLFAGVKNKVCLICHNASKRKESPREHRCFKNWGRNETSTRMESAAIAEGFQTSIEKRGLIYNILIADGDSSVYKRILDCDPYKAEMVRVKKIECTNHLLRNFCNKLKDVVKKTPPGIYRKAVENNIRRLRTDVVKAAVYRSKENLPTHQRIKNLQTDLLNIPSHVFGEHKECRRLGYFCDRPENTGEDNLVPHLKKIGTYNRMHEIFRPLMAHAESLLHNTTNNSVENLNAIIAKYTGGKRLNWGQRGSYSARCAAAVVQHNTQKLISKVIEGKGVKPPKLIEQLEERRKGINEKGNERKRKSPKKVRNPFCSAMDPDYGVSAEKPDMEQHLFSFEKERHMEMLQDWQTNRKKIERDTVEQNKSHEWHTYRSKLLTASNFGKVCRRRKTTKCGNLVKSLLYPNILQLPAIEYGRQCENIAREQLAKEEDVEIRKCGLFIDAEIPFLGASPDGIIDDDGIVEIKCPKTAEKFSPEEAIKNIQPLRRIFEDDAGTALRRTHHYFYQVQGQLHITGRQYCLFCLWTPKGMKTIKVTKDDTFWQNEMKSKLSRFYVHCMLPEILDSRYIRNMSIREATETEYKKPIVISTKLIKKPEANPHNVGLHTSCAPSLIISAKEI, via the exons atgccaaaggttgtgaattcaatgaattgggaggatgtggtttcttcccaattgttcagaTGTATGAAGGGAGGTGCATCGAAACACCTGACCTTGAccagaccaagatacagcaaaagaaaaattatgaaggagag aactcaacaagctgcagcggcaaggaagatgcgcaccgagaagatcgaagcagcggaggtaagtcaagaaatgccccatttCATCATCGAGCCAGGAACGCAAGAGCAATCATGTGCACAGCCAATCATCGATGAAGGATTAACCATAACGGACTTCCGGTTCGTGGTGGAGCAGGTACTACTGATAGGGTACcactcggcaacgttcgaatgTACCACGCAACATTTGCAAGTGATCGGGATGAAGCGCTCGGGATTGTTAGCAACGATAACTCTGAAGTGCAAGATGTGCCAATATGAAGCGGAAGTGCACAGTCAAACGGCAGACAACAAAACAATGGACTTGAATTATACTACGACCCTCGCTGCAATCACTTCTGGAGGTGGTTACGCAAAGATGgaagaaatgtttgcaacaatgaacattccaTGCATGTCAAGGACGGAATATCGAAGACGTCATGACGACATTGTTGAAGATTTGGTGAGtcttgctgaagcagaaatgctagcagcggcagaagaggagaaacaattagccgtccgaagaggcgacgtttcagtttccggtatccctttcatccccgtcgtggctgacggcagctggatgaaaagatcgtaccatactggaaggcatgactccttgtccggtattggtgcaatagcgggataccacacaaaaaaagtgttatttgcaggtgtgaaaaataaagtgtgtttgatttgccacaacgcttcgaagaggaaggaaagccccagagaacatagatgcttcaagaactggggacgaaatgagacatccacgagaatggagagtgctgcaattgctgagggtttccagaccagcatagaaaaaagaggtctgatatataatatattgattgccgatggcgacagcagcgtatataaaaggattttggattgtgatccatacaaggcagagatggttcgtgtgaaaaagattgagtgcacgaaccatttattgcgcaatttttgcaacaaactgaaagatgttgtaaagaagactccacctggcatttatcgaaaagccgtggaaaataacattcgtagactgcgcacggatgttgtgaaggctgcagtttacagatcgaaggaaaatcttccgacccaccaaagaataaaaaatttgcaaacggatctactaaatattcccagccacgttttcggagagcacaaggagtgtcgaagactaggatatttctgcgaccgcccagaaaacacgggagaagacaacttggtaccgcatctcaagaaaatcggcacatataaccggatgcatgagatcttccgtccattgatggctcatgctgaaagtttgttacataatactacaaacaattcagttgagaacctcaatgcaatcattgcaaaatataccggtgggaaaaggttaaattggggccagagagggtcatattctgcgagatgtgcagctgctgttgtacagcacaacacgcaaaaactaatatcaaaggtaatagagggcaagggtgtgaagccgccgaaattgatagaacaattagaagaaagaaggaaaggcattaatgaaaaaggaaacgaaaggaaaagaaagtctccgaagaaggtgagaaacccgttttgttcagcaatggacccggattatggagttagcgcagagaaaccggatatggagcaacatctatttagctttgaaaaagaaaggcacatggagatgctgcaggactggcaaacgaatcgaaagaaaatagagagggatacggtagaacaaaataaaagccacgagtggcatacataccgatccaaattacttacagcgtcgaactttggcaaagtgtgtcggcgaaggaaaacaaccaagtgtggaaatttggtaaagtcactgctgtatccaaacatattgcagctgcctgccattgaatatggtcggcagtgtgagaatattgcccgcgaacaacttgcgaaggaggaagacgtggaaatccgcaaatgcggtctcttcattgatgcagagatacCATTTTTGGGGGCATCTCCGGACGGCATAATTGACGACGAcggtatcgtggaaattaaatgcccgaagacggcagaaaaattctcgccagaagaagcgataaaaaatattcaaccactacgaagaatatttgaagatgatgcaggtactgcattacgcagaacccatcactatttttaccaagtgcagggacaactgcacataacaggtcgacaatattgtctgttttgtttgtggacaccaaagggtatgaaaactataaaagtaaccaaagacgacacattttggcagaacgaaatgaaatcgaaattgtcgcgattctacgtccattgtatgttgcccgaaatattggacagccgctacattaggaacatgagtatccgagaggccacagaaacggagtacaaaaaaccaattgtgattagcacaaaactaattaaaaaacctgaAGCGAACCCAcacaatgtcgggttgcacacttcgtgtgcgccttcgctgattatttcagcgaaggaaatttaa